One genomic region from Marinobacter szutsaonensis encodes:
- the sdhC gene encoding succinate dehydrogenase, cytochrome b556 subunit, giving the protein MNSKRPVNLDLGKFHFPLPAITSILHRISGIIMFVGVAFLLYGLQLSLSGEEGFSRVSELLDSFLAKLITWGILSALLYHLVAGIKHLFMDMGIGEDLESGRLAAKATIVVSVILIVLAGVWVWA; this is encoded by the coding sequence GTGAATAGCAAACGACCAGTAAATCTCGATCTCGGCAAGTTTCATTTTCCACTGCCAGCCATTACGTCCATATTGCACCGTATCAGCGGCATCATCATGTTTGTTGGTGTTGCGTTCCTGCTTTATGGGCTTCAGCTTTCCCTGTCCGGGGAAGAGGGGTTCAGTCGGGTAAGTGAACTGCTGGACAGCTTCCTTGCCAAGCTGATTACCTGGGGCATTTTGTCTGCTCTGCTTTACCACCTGGTTGCAGGTATCAAGCACCTGTTCATGGATATGGGCATCGGTGAAGATCTTGAGAGCGGTCGCCTCGCTGCGAAAGCTACGATCGTGGTTTCCGTCATTCTCATCGTTCTGGCAGGAGTCTGGGTATGGGCATGA
- the sdhD gene encoding succinate dehydrogenase, hydrophobic membrane anchor protein produces MGMNSATNIGRNGIQDWIIQRVTAYVLALYTLFLLGFFVTTDVDYQSWSALFGQGWFKIFTLLALLSIAGHAWVGLWTVSTDYIKSAMQRFLFQTACVLVIFVYVVWGIQILWGL; encoded by the coding sequence ATGGGCATGAACAGCGCAACGAATATTGGTCGTAACGGGATCCAGGACTGGATCATCCAGCGGGTCACCGCTTACGTATTAGCCCTATATACACTGTTCCTCCTTGGCTTTTTTGTGACCACTGATGTTGATTATCAGTCCTGGTCCGCTCTGTTCGGTCAGGGGTGGTTCAAGATCTTTACACTGCTCGCTCTGCTGTCCATTGCCGGGCATGCGTGGGTTGGTCTGTGGACAGTGTCCACCGACTACATCAAATCCGCGATGCAGCGTTTCCTGTTCCAGACTGCCTGCGTACTCGTGATCTTCGTGTATGTGGTGTGGGGCATTCAGATTCTTTGGGGGCTTTAA
- the sdhA gene encoding succinate dehydrogenase flavoprotein subunit, translating to MANIKTMSFDAIVIGGGGAGMRAALQLTESGVNTACITKVFPTRSHTVSAQGGITCAIASADPNDDWRWHMYDTVKGSDYIGDQDAIEYMCSVGPQAVFELEHMGLPFSRTEQGRIYQRPFGGQSKDYGKGGQAARTCAAADRTGHALLHTLYQANLKGGTTFLNEWYAVDLVKNAKNEVVGVVAIEIETGEVCYIKSKATVLATGGAGRIYASTTNAMINTGDGIGMALRAGFPMQDMEMWQFHPTGIHGAGTLVTEGCRGEGGYLINSEGERFMERYAPNAKDLAGRDVVARSMVLEILEGRGCGPDKDHVLLKLDHLGEETLNLRLPGICELSRTFAHVDPVKEPIPVVPTCHYMMGGIPTNVGGQALTQDENGNDKPIPGLFACGEAACVSVHGANRLGGNSLLDLVVFGRAAGLHIEEQLRGGFEVDGASEEDIKRAMARLDRLNSASEGESVAEVRKDLQNCMQLYFGVFRDGKSMEEGLKKLEAIGERVRNTRLADTSDAFNTARIEALELDNLYEVALATAISAFERKESRGAHARNDFTERDDENWLKHSMYFPLDKRVGKRDVNFAPKTVPMFEPKIRTY from the coding sequence ATGGCTAACATCAAGACCATGTCTTTTGACGCGATTGTTATCGGTGGTGGCGGTGCCGGTATGCGAGCCGCCCTGCAGCTGACCGAATCCGGTGTCAATACCGCGTGTATCACGAAAGTATTTCCGACCCGCTCTCACACCGTGTCCGCCCAGGGCGGCATCACCTGTGCGATCGCAAGTGCCGATCCCAATGATGACTGGCGCTGGCACATGTACGACACCGTCAAGGGCTCCGATTATATCGGTGACCAGGACGCCATCGAGTACATGTGTTCCGTAGGCCCCCAGGCGGTTTTCGAGCTGGAGCACATGGGTCTGCCGTTCTCCCGTACCGAGCAGGGCCGTATTTACCAGCGCCCGTTCGGTGGTCAGTCCAAGGACTACGGTAAAGGTGGTCAGGCGGCCCGTACCTGTGCAGCTGCCGACCGTACCGGTCACGCTCTGCTGCACACCCTTTACCAGGCCAACCTGAAAGGTGGTACTACCTTCCTTAATGAGTGGTACGCCGTCGATCTGGTCAAGAACGCCAAGAATGAAGTGGTTGGTGTTGTCGCCATCGAGATCGAGACTGGTGAAGTCTGCTACATCAAGTCCAAGGCCACGGTTCTGGCCACCGGTGGTGCCGGCCGTATCTACGCCTCCACCACCAACGCCATGATCAACACCGGTGACGGTATCGGCATGGCCCTGCGTGCCGGCTTCCCGATGCAGGATATGGAGATGTGGCAGTTCCACCCGACCGGTATCCACGGTGCCGGTACGCTGGTGACCGAAGGTTGCCGGGGTGAGGGTGGTTACCTGATCAACTCCGAAGGTGAGCGTTTCATGGAGCGCTATGCTCCGAATGCGAAGGACCTGGCCGGCCGTGATGTTGTGGCTCGCTCCATGGTTCTGGAAATCCTGGAGGGTCGCGGCTGCGGTCCCGACAAGGACCACGTACTGCTGAAACTGGATCACCTGGGTGAAGAGACCCTGAACCTGCGCCTGCCGGGCATCTGTGAGCTGTCCCGCACCTTTGCGCACGTGGATCCGGTGAAAGAGCCGATTCCGGTCGTTCCGACCTGTCACTACATGATGGGTGGTATTCCGACCAACGTTGGTGGCCAGGCTCTGACCCAGGACGAAAACGGCAACGACAAGCCGATCCCCGGTCTGTTCGCCTGTGGTGAGGCTGCCTGTGTGTCCGTGCACGGCGCCAACCGCCTGGGTGGTAACTCTCTGCTGGATCTGGTTGTGTTCGGTCGTGCGGCTGGTCTGCACATTGAAGAGCAACTGCGCGGCGGCTTCGAAGTTGACGGCGCCAGCGAAGAAGATATCAAGCGTGCCATGGCTCGTCTGGATCGTCTGAACAGCGCTTCCGAGGGTGAGAGCGTTGCAGAGGTTCGCAAGGATCTTCAGAACTGCATGCAGCTGTATTTCGGTGTATTCCGCGATGGCAAGAGCATGGAAGAGGGCTTGAAGAAGCTGGAGGCTATTGGCGAGCGTGTTCGTAACACGAGGCTTGCTGATACCAGTGATGCCTTCAATACCGCTCGCATAGAGGCGCTTGAGTTGGACAATCTTTATGAGGTTGCTCTGGCGACAGCCATTTCCGCGTTCGAGCGCAAGGAAAGTCGTGGCGCCCACGCCAGGAACGATTTCACCGAGCGTGACGACGAGAACTGGCTGAAGCACTCCATGTACTTCCCTCTGGACAAGCGGGTTGGTAAGCGTGACGTGAACTTTGCGCCGAAGACCGTGCCGATGTTCGAGCCGAAGATCCGGACTTACTAA
- a CDS encoding succinate dehydrogenase iron-sulfur subunit, which translates to MLVSLYRYNPETDNAPYMQDVEVEIPAGKDLMVLDVLNLVKEKDATMSYRRSCREGVCGSDGMNMNGKNGLACITPVSQVVKNNKLVLRPLPGLPVIRDLVVDMSLFYKQYEKVMPYLINDKPAPAIERLQSPEDREKLDGLYECILCACCSTSCPSFWWNPDKFIGPAGLLQAYRFLADSRDTAQADRLANLDDPFSVFRCRGIMNCVSVCPKGLNPTRAIGHIRNLLLQRAT; encoded by the coding sequence ATGTTGGTAAGCCTGTACCGTTACAATCCCGAGACTGACAACGCCCCCTACATGCAGGACGTTGAGGTGGAGATTCCCGCCGGTAAGGACCTGATGGTTCTTGACGTGCTGAATCTGGTAAAGGAAAAAGACGCGACCATGTCCTACCGTCGCTCCTGCCGTGAAGGTGTATGCGGCTCCGATGGTATGAACATGAACGGCAAGAACGGCCTGGCCTGTATCACCCCTGTATCCCAGGTGGTGAAGAACAACAAGCTGGTGCTGCGCCCGTTGCCGGGTCTGCCGGTCATCCGTGACCTGGTGGTCGACATGAGTCTGTTCTACAAGCAGTACGAAAAGGTCATGCCGTACCTCATCAACGACAAGCCGGCGCCCGCGATCGAGCGCCTGCAGTCTCCGGAAGACCGGGAGAAGCTGGACGGCCTGTACGAGTGTATTCTCTGTGCCTGCTGTTCCACTTCCTGTCCGTCCTTCTGGTGGAACCCGGACAAGTTCATCGGTCCGGCCGGCCTGCTGCAGGCCTACCGGTTCCTGGCGGACAGCCGTGATACCGCCCAGGCGGACCGGCTGGCAAACCTGGACGATCCGTTCAGTGTGTTCCGCTGCCGGGGTATCATGAACTGTGTCAGCGTCTGCCCGAAAGGCCTGAACCCCACAAGGGCTATCGGGCACATTCGGAACCTCCTGCTGCAAAGGGCGACCTGA
- a CDS encoding 2-oxoglutarate dehydrogenase E1 component, which produces MHESIMEQLWQTSHLQGGNLAYVEQLFETYLTDPNAVPEEWRSYFDKLPSVDGYHGRDIVHSSIREQFEHISRNQRFLATSGVPASATSDADKKQIRVLQMINAFRFRGHQEAKLDPLGVWQRPQVEDLDPRFHELGESDLDLEFQTGSLNFGSETMKLSDIVDGLRKTYCESIGAEYMHVVDTRVKRWFQQRMEPVRSRPEYEVTTRKHILERLTAAEGLEKYLGSRYPGVKRFGLEGGESLIPCLDELIQRAGSYGAKEIVLGMAHRGRLNVLVNTLGKNPKELFDEFEGKKLADSGSGDVKYHQGFSSNVMTPGGEVHLAMAFNPSHLEIVSPVVEGSVRARQTRRGDTDGTQVVPIVMHGDAAFAGQGVVMETFQMSQTRGYGVGGTIHIVINNQVGFTTSKQEDARSTEYCTDVAKMVQAPILHVNADDPEAVMFATQMAMDYRNEFKGDVVIDLVCYRRRGHNEADEPAATQPLMYEKIRKLKTTRGLYADQLVEAGVISEDEAKQMETEYRDALDNGEHVVKSLVKEPNTELYVDWTPYLGHEWTAKCKTSVNLKTIQKLGKQLTSLPEGFSVQRQVSKIVNDREKMTAGALALNWGYGEMMAYATLLNEGHPIRLTGQDVGRGTFSHRHAVLHNQKDGSTHISLQKLSDDQPQFEIYDSLLSEEAVMAFEYGYSTTTPNALIVWEAQFGDFANGAQVVIDQFLTSGEHKWGRLCGLTLLLPHGYEGQGPEHSSARLERFLQLCAEHNIQVCVPTTPSQVFHMLRRQVKRPLRKPLVAITPKSLLRHKEATSGLDDLTSGTFQTVLPEKEPSDPKKVTRLIMCSGKVYFDLLEKKKADERDDVAIVRIEQLYPFPGDDLDELLSQYPKLKHVVWCQEEPMNQGAWYCSQHHMRNALQRLNPKLYLQYAGRDASAAPACGHMSVHIEEQKKLVNDAFEI; this is translated from the coding sequence ATGCACGAAAGCATAATGGAGCAGTTGTGGCAGACTTCCCACCTGCAGGGTGGCAATCTTGCCTACGTTGAACAGCTTTTCGAAACCTACCTGACAGACCCCAACGCCGTTCCCGAAGAGTGGCGAAGCTACTTTGACAAGCTTCCCAGCGTTGACGGCTACCACGGCCGCGATATCGTCCACTCTTCCATCCGCGAACAGTTCGAGCATATCTCCCGCAACCAGCGTTTTCTGGCCACCAGCGGCGTTCCCGCCAGTGCCACATCTGATGCGGACAAGAAGCAGATCCGTGTGCTCCAGATGATCAACGCTTTCCGTTTCCGTGGTCACCAGGAAGCGAAGCTCGATCCCCTCGGCGTATGGCAGCGTCCCCAGGTGGAAGACCTGGATCCCCGGTTCCATGAACTTGGTGAATCCGACCTCGATCTCGAATTCCAGACCGGTTCCCTGAATTTCGGCTCCGAGACCATGAAGCTCTCGGATATCGTTGACGGGCTGCGCAAGACCTATTGCGAGAGTATCGGCGCTGAGTACATGCACGTCGTCGATACCCGCGTGAAGCGTTGGTTCCAACAGCGTATGGAGCCGGTCCGCTCACGGCCGGAATACGAAGTAACCACTCGTAAACACATTCTCGAGCGCCTGACCGCGGCAGAAGGGCTCGAGAAGTACCTGGGTTCCCGTTACCCCGGCGTCAAGCGTTTCGGCCTGGAAGGCGGTGAGAGCCTGATTCCCTGCCTGGATGAACTGATCCAGCGTGCAGGCTCCTATGGTGCAAAAGAAATCGTTCTCGGCATGGCCCACCGTGGCCGTTTGAACGTTCTGGTTAATACACTCGGCAAAAACCCGAAAGAACTCTTCGACGAGTTCGAGGGCAAGAAACTGGCGGACTCCGGCTCCGGGGACGTCAAGTATCACCAGGGCTTCTCTTCCAACGTCATGACGCCCGGTGGCGAAGTTCACCTTGCCATGGCGTTCAACCCGTCTCACCTTGAAATCGTCTCTCCGGTGGTTGAAGGTTCGGTGCGTGCACGCCAGACCCGCCGTGGCGATACCGATGGCACTCAGGTCGTGCCTATCGTGATGCACGGCGATGCTGCCTTTGCCGGCCAGGGCGTGGTGATGGAAACCTTCCAGATGTCCCAGACCCGGGGCTATGGCGTTGGCGGTACCATCCACATCGTCATCAACAACCAGGTCGGTTTTACCACCAGCAAACAGGAAGATGCCCGCTCCACCGAATACTGTACCGACGTGGCCAAGATGGTCCAGGCGCCGATCCTGCACGTGAACGCGGATGACCCCGAAGCGGTCATGTTCGCCACCCAGATGGCCATGGACTACCGCAACGAATTCAAGGGCGACGTGGTCATCGATCTGGTGTGTTACCGTCGTCGCGGCCACAACGAGGCTGATGAGCCAGCTGCGACCCAGCCGCTGATGTACGAAAAAATTCGCAAACTGAAGACCACCCGTGGACTGTATGCGGATCAGCTGGTTGAAGCTGGTGTTATCTCCGAAGACGAAGCCAAGCAGATGGAGACCGAATACCGTGACGCCCTGGATAATGGCGAGCACGTTGTTAAGTCTCTGGTCAAGGAGCCCAACACCGAGCTGTACGTTGACTGGACGCCGTACCTGGGGCACGAGTGGACTGCCAAGTGCAAGACCAGCGTCAACCTGAAGACGATCCAGAAGCTGGGCAAGCAGCTGACCTCCCTGCCGGAAGGTTTCAGTGTCCAGCGCCAGGTGTCCAAGATCGTCAATGATCGCGAGAAGATGACTGCTGGCGCTCTGGCCCTGAACTGGGGCTACGGCGAGATGATGGCCTACGCCACGCTGCTGAACGAAGGCCACCCGATCCGTCTGACCGGTCAGGACGTGGGCCGGGGTACTTTCTCCCACCGTCATGCGGTTTTGCACAACCAGAAAGACGGCTCCACCCACATTTCCCTGCAGAAGCTGTCTGACGACCAGCCGCAGTTCGAGATCTACGACTCGCTGCTGTCCGAAGAAGCGGTCATGGCGTTCGAGTATGGTTATTCCACCACGACGCCGAACGCGCTGATTGTCTGGGAAGCCCAGTTTGGTGACTTCGCCAACGGTGCCCAGGTGGTTATCGACCAGTTCCTGACCAGTGGCGAGCACAAGTGGGGCCGTCTGTGTGGCCTGACCCTGCTACTGCCGCACGGTTACGAAGGGCAGGGGCCGGAGCACAGTTCCGCCCGCCTGGAGCGCTTCCTGCAGCTGTGTGCGGAGCACAACATCCAGGTGTGTGTGCCGACCACGCCGTCCCAGGTCTTCCACATGCTGCGCCGTCAGGTGAAGCGCCCGCTGCGCAAGCCGCTGGTGGCCATCACTCCGAAGAGTCTGCTGCGCCACAAGGAAGCGACCTCTGGTCTGGACGACCTGACTTCAGGCACCTTCCAGACAGTGCTGCCCGAGAAGGAACCTTCCGATCCGAAGAAGGTCACCCGCCTGATCATGTGCAGCGGCAAGGTCTACTTTGATCTTCTGGAGAAGAAGAAGGCTGACGAGCGCGACGACGTTGCTATCGTCCGGATCGAGCAGCTGTACCCGTTCCCGGGGGATGACCTGGACGAGCTGCTGAGCCAGTACCCCAAGCTCAAGCACGTGGTTTGGTGCCAGGAAGAGCCGATGAACCAGGGAGCCTGGTACTGCAGCCAGCATCATATGCGTAATGCACTGCAGCGCCTGAACCCCAAGCTGTACCTTCAGTATGCCGGTCGTGATGCCTCGGCTGCTCCTGCCTGTGGACATATGTCTGTTCACATCGAAGAGCAGAAGAAACTGGTCAACGACGCGTTTGAAATCTGA
- the odhB gene encoding 2-oxoglutarate dehydrogenase complex dihydrolipoyllysine-residue succinyltransferase has product MSTEIKAPVFPESVAEGTVATWHKQPGEACSRDELIVDIETDKVVLEVVAPADGVIEEIVKGEGDTVESGEVIGKFKEGAAGESKPAESKPEAKEEAPKEEAKSEAASGEAILSPAARKLAEENDVDPNAVKGTGKDGRVTKEDVQAHIDSSKASGGAAKPAAAAGMPEVNVAQGERPEKRVPMTRLRASIAKRLVEAQQTAAMLTTFNEVNMKPIMELRKQYQDSFVKRHGIKLGFMSFFTKAATEALKRFPAVNASIDGNDMVYHGYQDIGVAVSTDRGLVVPVLRDSDAMGLADIEKKIVEYGTKAKEGKLGIEEMTGGTFTITNGGIFGSLISTPILNPPQTAILGMHKIQERPMAVNGQVEILPMMYLALSYDHRMIDGKEAVQFLVAIKEMLEDPARILLDV; this is encoded by the coding sequence ATGTCAACTGAGATTAAAGCCCCCGTTTTCCCGGAGTCGGTCGCAGAGGGTACCGTCGCGACCTGGCACAAGCAGCCGGGCGAAGCCTGTTCCCGCGACGAGCTGATCGTCGATATCGAAACCGACAAGGTTGTCCTCGAAGTGGTTGCACCGGCTGACGGTGTGATCGAGGAAATCGTCAAGGGTGAAGGCGACACCGTTGAAAGCGGTGAAGTGATTGGCAAGTTCAAGGAAGGCGCAGCGGGTGAGTCCAAGCCTGCCGAAAGCAAGCCGGAAGCCAAAGAGGAAGCTCCGAAGGAAGAAGCCAAGTCAGAAGCCGCTTCCGGAGAAGCTATCCTGAGCCCGGCCGCTCGCAAGCTGGCCGAGGAAAACGATGTCGATCCGAACGCCGTCAAGGGCACCGGCAAAGATGGCCGTGTCACCAAGGAAGACGTTCAGGCTCACATCGACAGCAGCAAGGCCTCCGGTGGCGCCGCCAAGCCGGCCGCAGCGGCCGGTATGCCGGAAGTTAATGTGGCTCAGGGCGAGCGCCCCGAGAAGCGGGTTCCGATGACCCGCCTGCGCGCCAGCATCGCCAAGCGTCTGGTCGAGGCACAGCAGACTGCTGCCATGCTGACCACCTTCAACGAAGTGAACATGAAGCCGATCATGGAGCTGCGCAAGCAGTACCAGGACAGCTTTGTGAAGCGTCACGGTATCAAGTTGGGCTTTATGTCCTTCTTCACCAAGGCGGCAACCGAAGCCCTGAAGCGTTTCCCGGCGGTTAACGCATCCATCGACGGCAACGATATGGTTTATCATGGCTACCAGGATATCGGTGTAGCCGTTTCCACCGATCGTGGTCTGGTGGTTCCGGTTCTGCGCGATTCCGACGCCATGGGTCTGGCCGACATCGAGAAGAAGATTGTCGAGTACGGCACCAAGGCCAAAGAAGGCAAGCTGGGTATTGAGGAAATGACCGGTGGTACCTTCACTATCACCAACGGCGGTATCTTCGGCTCGCTGATCTCCACGCCGATCCTGAACCCGCCGCAGACCGCGATTCTGGGCATGCACAAGATCCAGGAACGCCCGATGGCGGTCAACGGCCAGGTTGAAATCCTGCCGATGATGTACCTGGCGCTGTCATACGATCACCGTATGATCGATGGTAAGGAAGCAGTGCAGTTCCTCGTCGCCATCAAGGAAATGCTTGAAGACCCGGCACGTATTCTGCTGGACGTGTGA
- the lpdA gene encoding dihydrolipoyl dehydrogenase: MSDKYDVIVIGAGPGGYVAAIKAAQLGLKTACVESWTSKDGKSQVLGGTCLNVGCIPSKALLEISHKYEEASHDYEMQGIMAKEVSMNIAKMMERKSGIVQQLTGGIAGLFKSNGVTSIHGHGKLLAGRKVEVTDKDGKTKTYEAENVIIATGSKPIEIPPAPFDGEYIVDSEGALEFSEVPKRLGVIGAGVIGLELGSVWARLGSEVTVLEAQDTFLPAVDQQVAKDALKQFKKQGLDIVMGARMTGAEVKRKLINVTYEDSKGKQEAKFDKLIVAVGRRPYTDNLLAEDAGVQMDERGFIFVDDNCKTEAPGVWAIGDVVRGPMLAHKASEEGVMVAERIAGHKPQVNYDCIPNVIYTAPEVAWVGKTEEQLKAEGEEYNVGTFPFAANGRAMAANAASGLVKIIADAKTDRILGFHVVGPQASEIVAQGVIAMEFGSSAEDLALTCFAHPTLSESVHEAALAVAGGAIHIANRRKKK, encoded by the coding sequence ATGTCTGATAAGTACGACGTCATTGTCATCGGTGCCGGCCCCGGCGGTTATGTGGCAGCCATCAAAGCCGCTCAGCTCGGCCTGAAAACCGCTTGTGTCGAGTCCTGGACGTCCAAAGACGGTAAAAGCCAGGTACTGGGTGGTACCTGTCTGAACGTGGGCTGTATTCCGTCCAAGGCGCTGCTGGAGATTTCCCACAAGTACGAGGAAGCCAGCCACGACTACGAGATGCAGGGCATCATGGCGAAAGAGGTCTCTATGAACATCGCCAAGATGATGGAGCGCAAGTCCGGCATCGTGCAGCAGCTGACCGGCGGTATTGCCGGTCTGTTCAAGTCCAACGGTGTAACCTCCATCCACGGCCACGGCAAGCTGCTGGCCGGTCGTAAGGTGGAAGTGACCGACAAGGACGGCAAGACCAAGACTTACGAAGCCGAAAACGTAATCATCGCTACCGGTTCCAAGCCGATCGAGATTCCGCCGGCTCCGTTCGACGGTGAGTACATCGTCGATTCCGAGGGCGCGCTGGAGTTCAGCGAAGTGCCCAAGCGCCTGGGTGTCATCGGTGCCGGTGTCATCGGCCTTGAGCTGGGCAGTGTCTGGGCCCGCCTGGGTTCCGAAGTCACTGTTCTGGAAGCCCAGGACACCTTCCTGCCGGCGGTTGACCAGCAGGTAGCGAAAGACGCCCTGAAGCAGTTCAAGAAGCAGGGCCTGGACATTGTCATGGGTGCGCGGATGACCGGCGCGGAAGTCAAGCGCAAGCTGATCAACGTCACCTATGAAGACTCCAAGGGCAAGCAGGAAGCCAAGTTCGACAAGCTGATCGTTGCGGTTGGCCGTCGTCCTTACACCGACAACCTGCTGGCCGAAGACGCCGGTGTCCAGATGGACGAGCGCGGTTTCATCTTCGTGGATGACAACTGCAAGACCGAAGCACCGGGTGTATGGGCAATCGGTGACGTGGTTCGCGGTCCGATGCTGGCCCACAAGGCGTCTGAAGAGGGCGTGATGGTTGCCGAGCGCATTGCCGGGCACAAGCCGCAGGTCAATTACGACTGCATTCCGAACGTGATTTACACCGCGCCGGAAGTGGCCTGGGTAGGCAAGACCGAAGAGCAGCTGAAGGCTGAGGGTGAAGAGTACAACGTCGGTACCTTCCCGTTCGCTGCCAACGGTCGCGCCATGGCAGCCAATGCAGCCAGTGGTCTGGTCAAGATCATTGCTGATGCCAAGACTGACCGCATCCTCGGTTTCCACGTGGTAGGCCCCCAGGCCTCCGAAATCGTGGCCCAGGGTGTGATTGCGATGGAGTTTGGTTCCAGCGCGGAAGATCTGGCCCTGACCTGTTTCGCGCACCCGACTCTGTCCGAGTCTGTGCATGAGGCGGCTCTGGCTGTTGCCGGCGGCGCGATCCATATCGCGAACCGTCGCAAGAAGAAGTAA
- the sucC gene encoding ADP-forming succinate--CoA ligase subunit beta, with amino-acid sequence MNLHEYQGKQLFAEYGLPVSKGIACDTPKEAVAAADEIGGDGWVVKAQVHAGGRGKAGGVKLVKSKEEIREFAEKWLGKNLVTYQTDENGQPVSKILVESLTDIEEELYLGAVVDRGTRRIVFMASTEGGVEIEKVAEETPEKILKAEIDPLVGAQPYQGRELAFKLGLEGKQIGQFTKIFLGLAKLFEEADLALVEINPLVITPAGDLHCLDAKVGVDGNALYRQKKIHEMHDPSQEDSREAEAAKWELNYVALEGNIGCMVNGAGLAMGTMDIIKLSGGQPANFLDVGGGATKERVSEAFKIILSDDAVQAVLVNIFGGIVRCDMIAEGIIGAVKEVGVKVPVVVRLEGNNAELGTKVLAESGLNIIAATSLADAAEQVVKAAGGK; translated from the coding sequence ATGAATTTGCATGAATATCAGGGCAAGCAGCTGTTTGCTGAGTACGGCCTGCCCGTATCCAAGGGTATTGCCTGCGATACTCCCAAGGAAGCCGTAGCAGCGGCAGACGAAATCGGCGGTGACGGCTGGGTAGTCAAGGCTCAGGTTCACGCGGGTGGCCGTGGTAAGGCCGGCGGTGTAAAGCTGGTCAAGAGCAAAGAAGAAATCCGTGAGTTTGCCGAGAAGTGGCTGGGCAAGAACCTGGTGACTTACCAGACCGACGAGAACGGTCAGCCGGTCAGCAAGATCCTGGTTGAATCCCTGACCGACATCGAGGAAGAACTGTACCTGGGCGCCGTGGTTGACCGTGGCACCCGTCGCATCGTCTTCATGGCCTCCACCGAAGGTGGTGTCGAGATCGAGAAGGTTGCCGAAGAGACTCCGGAAAAGATCCTGAAGGCCGAAATCGATCCGCTGGTCGGCGCTCAGCCGTACCAGGGCCGTGAGCTGGCGTTCAAACTGGGCCTGGAAGGTAAGCAGATCGGTCAGTTCACCAAGATCTTCCTGGGTCTGGCCAAGCTGTTCGAAGAAGCTGACCTGGCACTGGTAGAGATCAACCCGCTGGTTATCACTCCGGCCGGTGACCTGCACTGCCTGGACGCCAAAGTTGGTGTGGACGGCAATGCCCTGTACCGCCAGAAGAAAATCCACGAGATGCACGATCCTTCCCAGGAAGATTCCCGTGAAGCGGAAGCGGCCAAGTGGGAACTGAACTACGTGGCGCTGGAAGGCAACATCGGCTGTATGGTTAACGGTGCTGGCCTGGCCATGGGCACCATGGACATCATCAAGCTGTCCGGCGGCCAGCCTGCCAACTTCCTGGACGTAGGTGGCGGCGCGACCAAAGAGCGCGTTTCCGAAGCGTTCAAGATCATCCTGTCTGACGACGCGGTTCAAGCCGTACTGGTTAACATCTTCGGTGGTATCGTTCGCTGCGACATGATCGCAGAGGGCATCATCGGCGCTGTTAAGGAAGTCGGTGTAAAAGTTCCTGTGGTTGTTCGCCTTGAAGGTAATAACGCCGAGCTGGGCACCAAGGTACTGGCCGAGAGTGGCCTGAACATCATTGCCGCCACCAGCCTGGCGGATGCTGCAGAGCAAGTCGTTAAAGCCGCAGGGGGTAAGTAA